In Halorhodospira halophila, one DNA window encodes the following:
- a CDS encoding nuclease domain-containing protein, whose product MGLKRQAIRSRRLLESARGRPCELRVPGVCQGGTETTVAAHSNWGEHGKAAGQKADDIFHARACSACHRWLDEGPAPDSEKREAFHRGLARTWRRLWEEGVIREG is encoded by the coding sequence ATGGGCCTTAAGCGCCAGGCCATCCGCAGCCGCCGGCTCCTGGAGTCGGCCCGGGGGCGCCCCTGCGAGCTGCGCGTGCCCGGGGTGTGCCAAGGCGGGACCGAGACGACCGTGGCCGCTCACAGCAACTGGGGCGAGCACGGCAAGGCCGCCGGCCAGAAAGCAGACGACATCTTCCACGCCCGGGCCTGTTCGGCCTGCCACCGCTGGCTCGACGAGGGGCCGGCACCGGATTCCGAGAAGCGCGAGGCCTTCCATCGGGGGCTCGCCCGAACCTGGCGCCGGCTGTGGGAAGAGGGCGTGATCCGGGAGGGGTAA
- a CDS encoding helix-turn-helix domain-containing protein: MTPDGLKRWRRSLGLSQRAAAEALRVPTRTLQSWEAGERNPSGCLALACAAVSEGLEPWQQHETEEIDQ, translated from the coding sequence ATGACGCCTGACGGCCTCAAGCGGTGGCGCCGCTCGCTGGGCCTGTCCCAGCGTGCCGCCGCCGAAGCGCTGCGGGTGCCCACGCGCACCCTCCAGAGCTGGGAGGCCGGCGAGCGCAACCCGTCCGGCTGTCTCGCCCTAGCCTGCGCCGCAGTATCCGAAGGCCTAGAGCCCTGGCAACAACACGAGACCGAGGAGATCGACCAATGA
- a CDS encoding DUF6682 family protein encodes MNARDVVDQAAGILNDPGHDRWGLSQLVGFYNDARRAVVLVRPDANAVTKPVELKKGTLQTIPRGGLQLIDVVRNLPGGEPVTQIDRETLDASVEGWHSESPDDDEPIDHYTWDDRRPREFYVTPPAAEGQKVELVYAKAPEPIKPPEGNGSWPDFDLDPVYIGPVRDWMLYLAHSLNTSEAAPSRMGHYYEAFYHALGETKVRAEALVGPRPYRQYRRKSEDD; translated from the coding sequence GTGAATGCTCGGGACGTGGTCGACCAGGCGGCCGGCATCCTCAATGACCCCGGCCATGATCGCTGGGGCCTGTCTCAGCTGGTTGGGTTTTACAACGATGCCCGCCGCGCCGTTGTCCTGGTCAGGCCGGACGCCAACGCGGTCACCAAGCCGGTCGAGCTGAAAAAAGGGACGCTGCAGACAATCCCCCGTGGCGGCCTGCAGCTGATCGACGTGGTCCGCAATCTCCCGGGCGGTGAGCCGGTGACGCAGATCGACAGGGAGACGCTGGATGCGTCGGTCGAAGGGTGGCATTCCGAGTCGCCCGACGATGATGAGCCCATCGACCACTACACCTGGGATGACCGCAGGCCGCGGGAGTTCTACGTGACGCCGCCGGCCGCGGAAGGCCAGAAGGTCGAGCTCGTCTACGCGAAGGCCCCGGAGCCGATCAAGCCTCCAGAGGGCAACGGCAGCTGGCCGGATTTCGACCTGGACCCCGTCTACATCGGCCCGGTCCGCGACTGGATGCTCTACCTCGCGCACAGCCTCAACACGAGCGAGGCCGCGCCATCTCGCATGGGCCACTACTACGAGGCGTTCTACCACGCGCTCGGAGAGACCAAGGTCCGGGCTGAGGCGCTGGTCGGCCCGAGGCCCTATCGGCAGTACCGGCGTAAGAGCGAGGACGACTGA
- a CDS encoding phage tail fiber protein → MATGYYTHETANMVLNMLLRGASEDPPDRVMIGLFTDDPGPGADLNVELSDSNYVRKDAAHEGYPVSDAFDSPEEGETQNAKSIEFNPIEDGEVTVTHFGIFGRYGESSDDDVLMFAAPLYSSRTLEPGDVLTWDQGSVVVSKIDNG, encoded by the coding sequence ATGGCGACTGGCTACTATACCCACGAAACCGCGAACATGGTCCTGAACATGCTGCTCCGGGGCGCCAGCGAGGACCCGCCGGATCGCGTGATGATCGGGCTCTTTACGGACGACCCTGGCCCCGGTGCCGACCTGAACGTAGAGCTCAGCGACAGCAACTATGTGCGCAAGGATGCCGCTCACGAAGGGTATCCGGTCTCCGACGCCTTCGATTCGCCCGAGGAGGGCGAGACCCAGAACGCCAAGTCGATCGAGTTCAACCCGATCGAGGACGGCGAGGTCACGGTTACGCACTTCGGTATCTTCGGGCGCTACGGTGAGAGCTCGGACGACGATGTGCTGATGTTCGCCGCGCCGCTCTACTCGTCCCGCACCCTGGAGCCGGGCGACGTACTGACCTGGGACCAGGGCTCGGTCGTCGTGTCCAAGATCGACAACGGCTGA
- a CDS encoding cell envelope integrity protein TolA → MNMQNLEFRVYYDRHTHSVLIYPVVTENGEITGYCSGLEMVWSDYQKGMQLDPEASRFRVDVDAAQELVDSLWAQGIRPKRAQQGRPAEREGKAAEANQDLKAERQRVDRLLSVIENQNAMIRELARKAGEVDREPGGSDG, encoded by the coding sequence GTGAACATGCAAAACCTGGAGTTCCGAGTCTATTACGACCGGCACACCCACTCTGTTCTGATTTATCCGGTGGTTACCGAAAACGGAGAGATCACCGGCTATTGCTCCGGCCTAGAAATGGTGTGGAGCGACTACCAGAAAGGGATGCAACTGGACCCGGAGGCATCAAGGTTTCGGGTGGACGTTGACGCAGCTCAGGAGCTGGTCGATTCGCTCTGGGCTCAGGGTATTCGTCCGAAGCGGGCCCAGCAGGGCAGGCCAGCAGAACGCGAGGGCAAAGCGGCCGAGGCGAACCAGGACCTCAAGGCCGAGCGCCAGCGCGTAGACCGTCTTCTGAGCGTTATCGAAAACCAGAACGCCATGATCCGAGAACTGGCGCGGAAGGCTGGCGAGGTGGATCGAGAGCCTGGAGGCTCCGATGGCTGA
- the lysC gene encoding Rz1-like lysis system protein LysC (LysC is an Rz1-like component of a phage lytic system, substantially overlapping although not fully embedded in the gene for the Rz-like LysB component.) — MTTRLRNGLIVSCLSVSAASCTGTPDPVTVTRTEVVTPPAQWMTCPAVQPAPMDTNRDLLDYTLRLETALATCRVQMAAIREWTTDEAGE; from the coding sequence ATGACGACGAGACTGCGCAATGGGCTGATCGTGAGCTGCCTGAGCGTGTCCGCGGCATCCTGCACAGGGACGCCGGACCCGGTGACGGTGACGAGGACTGAGGTGGTCACGCCGCCCGCGCAATGGATGACATGCCCGGCCGTACAGCCGGCACCCATGGACACCAACCGCGACCTGCTCGACTACACGCTGCGCCTAGAGACGGCGCTGGCGACGTGCAGGGTTCAGATGGCCGCGATCCGCGAATGGACAACCGACGAGGCCGGCGAATGA
- a CDS encoding putative holin, which yields MRVESVAEGWQWWIASAAGVGVLAWIAPHQLSVLAWIVTQLAVGAMAGYWIDRALFPHARPGDVDGDAVEARHARYRRAGLIAAGCLGATIGL from the coding sequence ATGCGCGTCGAATCCGTCGCTGAAGGCTGGCAATGGTGGATCGCCTCGGCGGCCGGTGTCGGCGTGCTCGCGTGGATCGCCCCGCATCAGCTGTCGGTCCTGGCTTGGATCGTGACGCAGCTGGCCGTCGGCGCGATGGCTGGCTATTGGATCGACCGCGCCCTGTTCCCTCATGCGCGGCCCGGTGACGTGGATGGCGACGCCGTTGAGGCCCGCCACGCTCGCTACCGCCGGGCCGGTCTGATCGCTGCCGGCTGTCTCGGCGCAACCATCGGCCTGTAG
- a CDS encoding transglycosylase SLT domain-containing protein translates to MRDKRLDRRDRLAWLVGAVVLALLTLPARAEIPEQAGQWQREVTRAVQAEHGLSGPVALHGALIHQESRWRPDAESPVGAQGLAQIMPQTAEHIGELVGEPVDPLDPRQAIRAMSAYTAWLHGQIDAADRWAMTLSAYNGGIGWLQRDRAQADDPARWWCSVEGVQTRGDAAQEENRDYVREVMLRYQGRYLRAGWRGPEVRR, encoded by the coding sequence ATGCGCGACAAGCGACTCGACCGCCGCGACCGACTGGCGTGGCTGGTCGGCGCTGTCGTGCTCGCGCTGCTGACGTTGCCGGCGCGGGCTGAGATCCCTGAGCAGGCCGGGCAGTGGCAGCGGGAAGTGACCCGGGCGGTCCAAGCCGAGCATGGCCTGTCCGGGCCGGTGGCGCTTCACGGCGCGCTGATTCATCAGGAAAGCCGGTGGCGGCCGGATGCCGAGAGCCCGGTCGGTGCTCAGGGCCTAGCGCAGATCATGCCGCAGACGGCAGAGCACATCGGCGAGCTGGTCGGCGAGCCGGTAGACCCGCTCGACCCGCGCCAGGCAATCCGCGCAATGAGCGCATACACCGCGTGGTTGCACGGGCAGATCGACGCCGCCGACAGGTGGGCGATGACGCTCTCGGCGTACAACGGCGGCATCGGCTGGCTGCAAAGGGATCGCGCGCAGGCCGATGATCCGGCCCGGTGGTGGTGCAGCGTTGAGGGCGTTCAGACGCGAGGCGATGCGGCTCAAGAAGAAAACCGCGACTACGTGCGCGAGGTGATGCTGCGGTATCAGGGCCGATACCTGCGCGCCGGGTGGCGCGGGCCGGAGGTGAGGCGGTGA
- a CDS encoding portal protein has protein sequence MPSGRGLVVVLSNDDIEQQHRSEAEARSRQESIESQLVGHIRHAWQRAHRAKQRAERRMLSNLRQRNGEYDPDKLAAIRQQGGSEIYMMLTAVKCRAAKSWIRDVLMPAGDRPWDLQPTSEPDLPPEVEQRLVERVMSDAEQAMAHGHPVAPDQIRKVTSDLRDNLREGIRKKAEKRAERMAETIEGLLDEGGWSREFDAVISDLVDFPAAILKGPVVRQQERLTWSETGDAAVYADLIPTVERVSPFDIYPAPGAEDVDDGYVIQRHRLTRSDLYGLIGVPGYDEEAIREVLREHRDGGLTEWLAQTLDDAEARANDDDTATLNEDWIDALEYWGEVPGSKLIDWGMPESEVGDPDRDVSVCAWLIGRHVIKVQLNPDPLGRKPYSKASFEKVPGSFWGRGVPDLISDCQDICNAAARAMVNNMGIASGPQVAIDVDSLPAGEDVTQIYPWKIWQMQFPTGGQGGKQVPLHFFQPNPMTDALMAVYDKYSKIADEHSGIPAYTYGSSDVGGGGRTASGLSMLMNAASKAIKNVVSHIDQGIIVPTVRRYFYWVMRYHPSSDIKGDAQVVARGAMALVAKEQLQMRRLEFLQHTANPMDSQIVGLEGRRALLARIAQDLDVPSEDVVPDQDTLEQRIQQEQQQQAQQQAQQQPAPREAELDGAPAGEMRG, from the coding sequence ATGCCTAGCGGACGCGGACTGGTAGTCGTCCTCAGCAACGACGACATTGAGCAGCAGCACCGCAGCGAGGCGGAGGCGCGGAGCCGGCAGGAGTCGATCGAGAGCCAGCTGGTGGGCCATATCCGCCACGCCTGGCAGCGCGCGCACCGCGCCAAGCAGCGGGCCGAGCGGCGCATGCTCTCCAACCTGCGCCAGCGCAACGGGGAGTACGACCCGGACAAGCTCGCCGCGATCCGGCAGCAGGGCGGCAGCGAGATCTACATGATGCTGACAGCCGTGAAGTGCCGGGCGGCGAAATCATGGATCCGCGACGTGCTCATGCCCGCCGGGGATCGCCCTTGGGATCTGCAACCGACCAGCGAGCCAGACCTCCCGCCGGAGGTGGAGCAGCGCCTCGTCGAGCGGGTGATGTCGGACGCCGAGCAGGCCATGGCTCACGGCCACCCGGTGGCGCCAGACCAAATCCGCAAGGTGACCTCAGATCTGCGGGACAATCTTAGAGAGGGCATCCGGAAAAAGGCGGAGAAGCGCGCCGAGCGCATGGCCGAGACCATCGAGGGCTTGTTGGATGAGGGCGGCTGGTCGCGGGAGTTCGATGCCGTCATCTCCGACCTGGTCGACTTTCCAGCCGCGATCCTTAAGGGGCCGGTCGTCCGGCAGCAGGAGCGCCTGACTTGGAGCGAGACGGGCGACGCCGCGGTTTACGCCGACCTGATCCCCACCGTCGAGCGTGTCTCTCCGTTCGATATCTACCCGGCCCCGGGCGCCGAGGACGTCGACGACGGCTACGTCATCCAGCGCCACCGGCTGACGCGCTCCGACCTGTACGGCCTGATCGGCGTGCCTGGGTACGACGAGGAGGCCATTCGCGAGGTGCTGCGCGAGCACCGGGACGGCGGCCTGACCGAGTGGCTGGCGCAGACCCTGGACGACGCCGAGGCGCGGGCCAACGACGACGATACCGCAACGCTCAACGAGGACTGGATCGACGCCCTGGAGTACTGGGGCGAGGTTCCCGGCAGCAAGCTCATCGACTGGGGCATGCCGGAGAGCGAGGTGGGCGACCCGGACCGCGACGTCTCTGTCTGCGCATGGCTCATCGGCAGGCATGTGATCAAGGTCCAACTTAACCCGGATCCGCTCGGCCGCAAGCCCTACAGCAAGGCCAGCTTTGAGAAGGTGCCGGGCAGCTTCTGGGGGCGCGGCGTTCCGGACCTGATCTCGGACTGCCAGGACATCTGCAACGCCGCAGCCCGGGCCATGGTGAACAACATGGGCATCGCGTCCGGCCCCCAGGTGGCCATCGACGTGGATTCTCTCCCGGCCGGGGAGGACGTGACGCAGATCTACCCGTGGAAGATCTGGCAGATGCAGTTCCCCACGGGCGGCCAGGGCGGGAAGCAGGTGCCGCTGCACTTCTTCCAGCCCAACCCCATGACCGACGCGCTGATGGCCGTCTACGACAAATACTCGAAGATCGCCGACGAGCACAGCGGCATCCCGGCCTACACCTACGGCTCAAGCGACGTGGGCGGCGGCGGCCGCACGGCCAGCGGCCTGTCGATGCTGATGAACGCAGCGTCGAAGGCGATCAAGAACGTGGTCAGCCACATCGACCAGGGCATCATCGTGCCGACGGTCCGGCGGTACTTCTACTGGGTCATGCGCTATCACCCGAGCTCGGATATCAAGGGCGACGCCCAGGTAGTGGCCCGCGGCGCCATGGCCTTAGTGGCCAAGGAGCAGCTGCAGATGCGCCGGCTGGAGTTCCTGCAGCACACGGCGAACCCTATGGACTCGCAAATCGTCGGCCTCGAGGGCCGGCGCGCACTGCTGGCTCGGATTGCCCAGGACCTCGACGTGCCGAGCGAGGACGTGGTGCCGGACCAGGATACCCTGGAGCAGCGCATCCAGCAGGAGCAGCAACAGCAGGCGCAGCAGCAGGCACAGCAACAGCCGGCGCCGCGTGAGGCCGAGCTCGACGGCGCCCCGGCCGGGGAGATGCGCGGATGA